In Colletotrichum higginsianum IMI 349063 chromosome 1, whole genome shotgun sequence, one genomic interval encodes:
- a CDS encoding Transcription initiation factor IIF, which translates to MQGTLLCFLPACLTSVLRSTILPALDVIAKKRLHLNLPILGRQRNLVARPAIPIMADSTYIKPEPYIKPDPEAVTASPLDDDDLYEDAGDLEFFDQYSDQGSFGQAYLARVPKDLWEAWDSLPDDAEIEVGTMRQWDVVRPDGSVEHRFKMLLNSDRAEHQLMPKEYDLEMGKELARSTFVFTEEDLPGFKAKSKARTDAANAGIPARFLRPKADKVEKKPFEKGRRWQPYYRKAIPKKTKIAARIQYELACKPVDNAESQAILQRKQVEAQRPKHTLQIMEQRAANSIIHHGSAAAVEKFGSFIKTSAPTKATKPKKAENRAARMSEEQLLDGLMEAFRRYEYWKMSILKARFDQPEAFLRQTLEKIAVLNRSGIHANEWSLQEHLKSMASGATSETAPEEAAADDDDDDEVVMEDVV; encoded by the exons ATGCAGGGTACCTTGCTCTGCTTCCTGCCTGCTTGCCTTACCTCAGTGCTCAGGTCCACCATACTTCCTGCCTTGGACGTCATTGCAAAGAAACGACTTCACCTCAACCTCCCGATTCTGGGACGCCAAAGGAACCTCGTAGCCAGACCAGCCATTCCCATCATGGCGGACTCCACGTACATCAAACCTGAGCCATACATCAAGCCCGATCCTGAAGCTGTGACAGCTTCtcccctcgacgacgacgacctgtACGAAGATGCCGGCGATCTTGAGTTTTTCGACCAATACAGCGACCAGGGATCCTTTGGCCAAGCATATTTAGCCCGAGTACCCAAGGACTTGTGGGAGGCATGGGACAGCTTGCCAGATGACGCCGAAATCGAGGTTGGCACTATGCGACAGTGGGACGTTGTGCGCCCAGATGGCAGCGTAGAG CACCGCTTCAAAATGCTTCTTAACTCCGACCGAGCCGAGCACCAGCTCATGCCCAAGGAATACGATTTGGAGATGGGCAAGGAGCTTGCGCGCAGCACGTTCGTCTTCACCGAAGAGGACCTGCCCGGCTTCAAGGCGAAGTCGAAGGCGAGAACCGATGCGGCAAATGCTGGTATTCCGGCCCGGTTCCTGCGGCCCAAGGCCGACAAAGTGGAAAAGAAACCGTTTGAGAAGGGTCGTCGTTGGCAGCCCTACTACCGCAAGGCAATTCCCA AGAAGACGAAGATCGCCGCGCGGATCCAATACGAGCTAGCTTGCAAGCCTGTCGACAATGCCGAGAGTCAAGCAATTCTGCAGCGGAAGCAAGTTGAGGCccagcggccgaagcataCACTTCAGATTATGGAGCAGCGCGCAGCCAACAGCATTATCCACCATGGGtctgctgccgccgtggAGAAGTTTGGCTCTTTCATT AAAACGTCTGCGCCCACAAAGGCCACGAAGCCCAAAAAGGCCGAGAACAGAGCTGCCCGTATGTCGGAGGAACAgcttctcgatggcctcaTGGAGGCTTTCAGGAGGTACGAGTACTGGAAAATGTCCATTCTCAAGGCCAGATTCGATCAGCCAGAGGCTTTCTTGCGCCAGACTTTGGAGAAGATCGCAGTTCTCAACCGATCCGGCATTCACGCCAACGAGTGGTCGCTACAGGAACACCTCAAGAGTATGGCCTCCGGCGCGACCAGCGAGACCGCCCCAGaggaggctgccgccgacgacgacgatgacgacgaagtGGTTATGGAGGACGTTGTGTAA
- a CDS encoding nod factor export ATP-binding protein I produces the protein MRRASGLPLFGGQLRALAWKTLLVAVIRHPISFIIKAYLLPIVIVAVLLNIPKFATNSNVNGVGSPIPLPSLAETITKKPLYIVKTPHLGPDVDEVITKIIQPLRPETVRYLDDERDLLAECLANLRGISSCHASITFTDSPQTTSFDTIDSDHHWNYTIRADPARQGVPYNVLEHNGDLERLLLPLQVAVENAMTNSTTNPATLLFTSKTQKEWDETIRSSSQELIANMYGFAFFLGFIQQLFHLTRLITQEREAGMSQLVDSMGGNSTARVLSYLAVFNVIYFPLWVVLGALHWNSLWPKSNPSIPIIWQVLLGLAVNSSTVFAASFFRKARTAPVYVSGAFLILSIGALLTGLEEVSTATVAAMSLFFPSSNHFFFVQFMSYWEYNLQPAILGDIPPPAFSAQRKLLVTGSTLLSFLVVAIVGYPPLAILTEKIMYGTVFKSRTFNGESRSADSIAVEAIDLRKTFKPSLAGRIFCCGRQKPVSAVDGVSLRGHRGQILCLVGQNGSGKTTTLKMMAGLLTPTDGTVAISAAPSQLGICPQRNTFWPELTVEEHMCIWNLIKGDKDNLESMKRLIAGCDLSHKTKSPASTLSGGQMRKLQLACMFVGGSSVCLIDECTSGLDPLSRRVIWEILLEQRSRRSIILTTHFLDEVEVLADHMVILSNGKVKCQGPITALKQLHGGGYKVSVSYKGGPVYRQYPHTIHQDQLVYKTPDSASAGRLATKLAANGVPDVSIVGPQVEDVFLRVTDDLALVTNTDLMSPSTNFGLGLGKTTSFWSQVKTLLWKRIIVLKRFWWPYIYVLGLPIVVTPSFSDMLKGYIAPLCEDIQPTLYSAHEFYVSYGGGYMVEGEMRTHPGLLLGGPPWMNESLYSLMNKNGSMARYFNMSQYAEWVRPVETLDGFTNYLKENKGEVLPGGIFMESKTSNPVIASFAEFGVVDGMTLFNLYSQIRSDSQITASYGPMGETPARSANSGMFYAIFFCLMQAVYPAAFALYPSVEKSRKVRSVGYANGVRRAPLWVAYALFDFFFVAIISIAITSHLGTNMPLWTGGAWVMLPILALYGLTGILFSYIMSVLCKTGPGAFLAISSSNVIMFTIVVVAFAAPNAFVDVAEVDDAMKATTFALNIFFPIGNVFKSVAFGLNVMEISCGGDAIIPASSIHAYGGPVLYLIVQVATLLGILIWLEGYHPSCKAGAVKHSPMEEDSEKLPSYSSDDVKVEKLRVEETTEDPLRTLHLTKSFDRTLAVDDISLGIGKSEVLAIIGPNGAGKSTLINLIRGDLIPDHGNGYLCGHDANSDSAQKHLGVCAQYDALDLMSTEEHLDFFARIKGVDDVQQNVDTVMAKLGLTQYATRSASKLSGGNKRTPPVLVLDEPTSAMDAVAKRAFWKIIQQISPNRSVLLTTHSMEEADTLAHRAAVLSRRVLAIGTTRALRQRYSNLYYVRILLKTAPLSTSEEMASIRAWVEDRVPGTTMEREALGGQISFTVPGSRNQDMEKTVNGQNATKSDIGTIFDLIRLLEESKKNRGIEYYSIGGATLERVFLNVVKENGITADEDQKIRKRWWGF, from the exons ATGAGACGGGCTTCTGGTTTGCCCCTTTTTGGGGGGCAACTTCGGGCGTTAGCTTGGAAGACgcttctcgtcgccgtcatcagaCATCCGATCTCCTTCATCATCAAAGCTTACCTACTTCCGATAGTCATCGTGGCCGTTCTACTCAACATACCAAAATTTGCGACCAACAGTAACGTCAATGGTGTAGGATCGCCGATCCCACTGCCCAGTCTTGCCGAAACCATCACCAAGAAACCCCTATACATCGTAAAGACTCCGCACCTAGGGCCCGATGTGGACGAGGTCATCACCAAAATCATACAACCCCTACGGCCAGAGACTGTACGATATCTAGACGACGAACGAGATCTATTGGCCGAATGTCTCGCCAACCTTCGGGGCATCAGCAGCTGCCACGCTTCCATCACCTTCACAGACTCGCCGCAGACGACCTCTTTCGACACTATTGACAGTGACCATCACTGGAACTACACCATTCGAGCGGACCCGGCAAGGCAAGGAGTTCCATACAATGTGCTTGAGCATAACGGCGACCTTGAGAGGCTCCTCCTGCCTCTGCAGGTTGCCGTGGAGAACGCCATGACGAACTCAACTACCAACCCCGCCACCTTGCTCTTCACGAGTAAGACTCAGAAGGAGTGGGACGAAACCATACGGTCAAGTTCACAAGAGCTCATCGCCAACATGTACGGCTTTGCCTTCTTTCTTGGCTTCATTCAGCAGCTTTTCCATCTCACCAGGTTGATAACTCAAGAGCGCGAGGCAGGCATGTCACAACTCGTCGATTCCATGGGCGGCAACTCTACGGCTCGCGTGTTGTCGTATCTTGCAGTCTTCAACGTTATCTACTTTCCCTTGTGGGTTGTTCTTGGCGCCTTACACTGGAACTCCCTCTGGCCAAAGAGCAACCCATCTATCCCCATCATTTGGCAAGTCCTCCTCGGTCTAGCTGTAAACAGTTCAACCGTCTTTGCGGCATCTTTCTTCCGCAAAGCCCGTACCGCGCCTGTCTACGTCTCTGGTGCCTTTCTGATTCTGTCCATCGGCGCTTTGTTGACTGGGCTCGAAGAGGTCTCAACTGCGACAGTTGCAGCCATGTCACTCTTCTTCCCGAGTTCCAATCACTTCTTCTTCGTTCAGTTCATGTCATACTGGGAATACAACCTGCAACCGGCAATATTGGGTGACATACCTCCCCCAGCATTCTCGGCGCAAAGGAAACTTCTTGTTACTGGAAGCACGCTTTTGTCGTTCTTGGTCGTGGCTATTGTGGGCTACCCTCCGCTGGCCATATTGACAGAAAAGATCATGTATGGTACTGTATTTAAGAGTCGAACGTTTAATGGGGAAAGCCGAAGCGCAGACTCAATTGCGGTTGAAGCCATAGATCTCCGGAAAACCTTCAAGCCTTCTCTCGCTGGAAGGATATTTTGCTGCGGGAGGCAGAAACCTGTGagtgccgtcgacggcgtcagtCTTCGGGGGCATAGAGGTCAAATTCTCTGTCTTGTCGGTCAGAATGGTTCCGGAAAAACGACTACTTTGAAGATGATGGCAGGTCTTCTGACGCCGACCGATGGCACAGTCGCCATCAGCGCAGCCCCATCACAGCTAG GCATCTGTCCTCAGAGAAACACTTTTTGGCCTGAACTAACAGTAGAAGAGCATATGTGTATCTGGAATCTGATCAAAGGTGACAAGGACAACCTCGAAAGTATGAAGCGGCTCATCGCTGGCTGCGATCTGTCCCACAAGACAAAAAGCCCTGCCAGCACTCTCAGTGGCGGACAAATGAGAAAACTCCAGTTGGCTTGCATGTTTGTCGGAGGCTCTTCGGTCTGCCTGATCGACGAATGTACTTCAGGATTG GATCCCCTTTCCAGGAGAGTAATTTGGGAAATTCTTCTGGAGCAGCGAAGTCGGCGAAGCATCATCTTGACAACGCATTTCTtggacgaggttgaggttCTTGCCGACCATATGGTGATCCTGTCCAACGGCAAAGTCAAGTGTCAAGGCCCAATTACGGCTTTGAAACAACTTCACGGCGGGGGATACAAGGTTTCTGTGTCATATAAGGGAGGTCCGGTCTACCGACAATACCCACACACCATCCATCAAGACCAACTTG TATACAAAACTCCCGACTCTGCCTCTGCTGGCCGACTGGCTACAAAGCTGGCCGCCAACGGTGTTCCCGATGTCTCTATCGTAGGCCCACAGGTTGAGGACGTTTTTCTGCGCGTAACAGACGACCTAGCATTGGTCACCAACACCGACTTGATGTCCCCTAGTACGAACTTCGGTTTAGGGCTTGGGAAAACGACATCCTTCTGGTCGCAGGTGAAGACTCTTCTCTGGAAGAGAATCATCGTGTTGAaaaggttttggtggcccTACATATACGTCCTGGGCCTCCCCATCGTTGTCACCCCGTCCTTCTCCGATATGTTGAAGGGGTACATAGCTCCGCTATGTGAAGATATCCAGCCGACTTTGTACTCTGCACACGAGTTTTACGTATCCTACGGGGGAGGCTATATGGTTGAAGGCGAGATGCGCACTCATCCCGGATTGCTTCTCGGTGGACCTCCGTGGATGAACGAATCGTTGTACAGCCTGATGAACAAGAACGGCTCAATGGCCAGGTACTTCAACATGTCTCAATATGCCGAATGGGTCCGGCCTGTCGAGACCCTGGACGGGTTCACAAATTACTTGAAAGAAAATAAGGGGGAAGTACTACCGGGAGGCATCTTCATGGAATCCAAAACGAGCAACCCGGTGATTGCCTCGTTCGCTGAATTTGgagtcgtcgacggcatgACACTATTCAACCTTTACAGCCAGATTCGCAGCGACTCTCAGATCACCGCGTCGTATGGCCCCATGGGTGAGACGCCTGCA CGATCAGCTAACTCCGGCATGTTTTACGCAATTTTTTTTTGCTTAATGCAAGCGGTATATCCCGCAGCATTCGCCTTGTATCCCTCCGTTGAGAAGAGCCGAAAAGTGCGCTCGGTTGGATACGCCAACGGAGTACGAAGAGCGCCTCTATGGGTTGCGTACGCCTTGTTCGACTTTTTCTTCGTGGCTATCAtctccatcgccatcaccagCCACCTCGGGACGAACATGCCTCTTTGGACTGGTGGTGCATGGGTGATGCTGCCCATTCTGGCCCTCTATGGCCTAACGGGCATTCTTTTCAGCTACATCATGTCTGTTCTGTGCAAGACCGGCCCGGGGGCGTTCCTTGCCATATCTTCTTCAAACGTGATCATGttcaccatcgtcgtcgttgcgtTTGCA GCGCCGAACGCCTTTGTCGACGTCGCAGAAGTAGACGACGCAATGAAAGCGACAACGTTTGCATTGAACATCTTCTTCCCTATTGGCAACGTCTTCAAATCAGTCGCCTTCGGGCTCAACGTTATGGAAATTAGTTGCGGAGGAGATGCCATCATACCAGCTTCGTCAATCCATGCGTACGGTGGACCGGTTCTGTACCTGATTGTTCAGGTTGCCACGCTGCTTGGTATTCTCATATGGCTGGAAGGATACCACCCCTCCTGCAAGGCTGGAGCGGTCAAGCATAGCCCCATGGAAGAAGACTCGGAGAAGTTGCCAAGCTACTCGAGTGACGACGTCAAGGTGGAGAAACTCCGAGTTGAAGAGACCACGGAAGATCCTTTACGAACCCTGCACCTCACAAAGTCCTTTGATCGGACtcttgccgtcgacgataTCTCCCTGGGTATTGGCAAAAGTGAGGTGTTGGCAATCATCGGGCCCAATGGTGCGGGAAAATCGACACTGATCAACTTGATCCGAGGAGATTTGATACCGGACCATGGCAATGGATATCTCTGCGGACATGATGCCAACAGTGACTCTGCCCAGAAACATCTTGGGG TCTGTGCCCAATACGATGCACTGGACTTGATGAGCACCGAAGAGCATCTGGACTTTTTCGCAAGGATCAagggcgtcgatgatgtcCAGCAGAACGTCGACACAGTCATGGCAAAGCTGGGCTTGACACAGTATGCTACCCGATCAGCCTCCAAGCTGTCTGGTGGCAACAAGC GCACACCTCCTGTCCTTGTCTTGGATGAGCCGACGTCGGCCATGGATGCGGTGGCTAAGCGTGCATTCTGGAAGATCATCCAGCAAATTTCGCCGAATCGTTCTGTCCTGCTCACT ACGCACAGTATGGAGGAGGCAGACACCCTCGCCCATAGAGCTGCCGTCTTGTCGCGGCGggtcctcgccatcggcaccaCCAGGGCCCTGCGGCAGAGATATAGCAACTTATACTACGTCCGAATTCTCCTCAAGACAGCCCCACTGTCCACATCCGAGGAGATGGCCTCCATTAGGGCATGGGTGGAAGATAGGGTACCTGGGACGACTATGGAGCGAGAAGCACTTGGTGGCCAGATTAGCTTCACTGTCCCGGGATCTAGAAACCAGGAcatggagaagacggtgaATGGACAGAACGCAACGAAAAGTGACATTGGCACAATTTTCGATCTAATTAGGTTGTTGGAAGAGTCGAAGAAGAACCGCGGTATCGAGTACTACTCGATTGGGGGAGCCACTTTGGAAAGGGTATTCCTTAATGTGGTGAAGGAGAACGGCATCACCGCCGATGAAGATCAGAAAATAAGGAAAAGGTGGTGGGGATTCTGA
- a CDS encoding Upf0655 protein ycr015c translates to MPRKSLNLVLDFDGTITTKDTIGTLAEIALRFQHKRGIDLSSAWQQILRDYSHDHAEHVSKYRPGEEERISLADELAYLRGLREVELRSVQRVEKSGLFRGITREDLKKAGNAARMEGSVKLRDGFVELMHMVKANGWSVSIVSVNWSRSFISGVLSDYGFVVVANEIETDGSISGPDELGPPTRDTILTTCDDKLRALRALTGPERADDAERLVYFGDSTSDIECLLESRGIVVSSSPDSGLMKTLRRVGYDVPRVQERQPSSGIVWASTFVEVLKSGFLPLRDD, encoded by the coding sequence ATGCCTCGTAAATCACTCAACCTCGTTCTCGACTTTGACGGGACGATCACGACAAAGGACACGATTGGAACCTTGGCAGAGATTGCCCTCCGGTTTCAGCACAAGCGCGGCATTGATCTTTCTTCGGCGTGGCAGCAGATACTCAGAGACTACAGCCATGATCATGCTGAGCATGTCTCCAAATACAGGCCTGGCGAAGAGGAGCGCATCTCTCTTGCTGATGAGCTCGCCTACCTGCGTGGTCTAAGGGAAGTCGAGCTGCGGTCCGTCCAGCGTGTGGAGAAGTCTGGGTTGTTTCGGGGTATCACAAGAGAGGATCTCAAAAAAGCTGGAAACGCCGCGAGGATGGAAGGATCGGTCAAGCTCCGTGATGGTTTCGTAGAACTGATGCACATGGTCAAGGCGAATGGATGGTCCGTCTCTATTGTTTCTGTCAACTGGTCGAGATCCTTCATCAGCGGGGTCTTGTCGGACTACGgctttgtcgtcgtcgccaacgaaATCGAGACCGATGGAAGCATCTCGGGGCCGGATGAGCTCGGCCCGCCGACGCGAGATACCATCCTAACGACATGCGATGACAAGCTGCGCGCTTTGCGCGCTTtgactggcccagagagaGCGGATGATGCTGAGAGGTTGGTCTACTTTGGCGACTCTACATCGGACATCGAGTGTCTGTTGGAGAGTCGTGGCATCGTGGTGTCGTCGAGTCCGGACTCGGGCTTGATGAAGACCCTGCGGAGGGTGGGATACGACGTGCCGCGGGTGCAGGAACGCCAGCCGTCCAGTGGCATCGTATGGGCCTCGACATTTGTGGAGGTTTTGAAGAGTGGTTTCCTGCCTCTCAGAGATGACTAG